A stretch of Geomonas oryzisoli DNA encodes these proteins:
- a CDS encoding TIGR04442 family protein produces the protein MFRDIRLHGYANDQIEFYAITAGSEAYNRYFFNTDPSDPDEIRFFSPGNEFIIGKSGISHRGNGGSFCEYMFGVDQPIADLAKEEVSNRLIIYGTHYDHKSGTLRFSERTEGFVSYDKIFFDGNAIFNYFFALTGVDFSGPMHEQQERILRVLGKALKRSDAVGEEQDNLIIQEILDIVDDPNAHLFLFKLINIRHREYSEAFKSLYFNNKKITDAEFQSLAVLAERYGIDRYQQERIRIDVMYKHPDNRRIVDEYKNILIACNRKGEINKLENARLTRLKTLSVRNKIPGALFYTLDEMLKKDKKLVDLEESNYISETRQILEGMFLSERHIESTIEPEDMLKLLFAKKQAAENRDHAFEEMLLDASKACDEKIRDGADISILEGYSYIITYFDRYDATSSAINQLAFMENVRISEEMIRSLLGNKHAFDMLAPDLFTKLFLSGIFEDKYLGIYGRKKVTHLASGLKLIEENRLTTTALLEQLVKIDSDERLHLTLLEHVKDRIRNFYSKYATKADQDALKKELTEEFLNKKLIDGEIPDHLFREAILTIKKEAVYIHNLLPQIILEKNSSLREDFLENSGLDRFYVEELEREFFDLNGLNLEELYQIRKGFN, from the coding sequence ATGTTCAGAGACATTCGGCTGCACGGCTATGCAAACGACCAGATCGAGTTCTACGCCATCACGGCGGGCAGCGAGGCGTACAACCGTTACTTCTTTAACACCGACCCCTCCGATCCCGACGAGATCCGCTTCTTCTCTCCCGGCAACGAGTTCATCATCGGCAAGAGCGGCATCAGCCACCGGGGCAACGGCGGCTCCTTCTGCGAGTACATGTTCGGCGTGGACCAGCCCATCGCCGACCTCGCCAAGGAAGAGGTCTCCAACAGGCTCATCATCTACGGCACCCACTACGACCACAAAAGCGGCACGCTGAGGTTCAGCGAACGTACCGAAGGTTTCGTCAGTTACGACAAGATCTTCTTCGACGGCAACGCCATCTTCAACTATTTTTTTGCGCTGACCGGCGTCGACTTTTCCGGCCCGATGCACGAGCAGCAGGAGCGCATCCTCAGGGTGCTGGGCAAGGCCCTCAAGCGCTCCGACGCCGTCGGCGAGGAACAGGACAACCTCATCATCCAGGAGATCCTGGATATCGTCGACGACCCCAACGCCCACCTCTTCCTGTTCAAGCTGATCAACATCCGGCACCGCGAGTACAGCGAGGCGTTCAAGTCGCTTTACTTCAACAACAAGAAGATTACCGACGCGGAGTTCCAGTCCCTGGCCGTGCTCGCCGAGCGCTACGGCATCGACCGCTACCAGCAGGAGCGCATCCGGATCGACGTGATGTACAAGCACCCGGACAACCGGCGCATCGTCGACGAGTACAAGAACATCCTGATCGCCTGCAACCGCAAAGGCGAGATCAACAAGCTGGAGAACGCGCGCCTGACCCGTCTGAAGACCCTGTCGGTGCGCAACAAGATCCCGGGGGCGCTCTTTTACACCCTGGACGAGATGCTCAAGAAGGACAAGAAGCTGGTCGACCTGGAGGAGAGCAACTACATCTCCGAGACCAGGCAGATCCTGGAGGGAATGTTCCTCTCCGAGCGGCACATCGAGAGCACCATCGAGCCGGAGGACATGCTGAAGCTCCTCTTCGCGAAGAAGCAGGCCGCCGAGAACCGCGATCATGCCTTCGAGGAGATGCTGCTCGACGCCAGCAAGGCCTGCGACGAAAAAATCCGCGACGGCGCCGACATCTCGATCCTCGAAGGGTACTCGTACATCATCACCTACTTCGACCGCTACGACGCCACCTCCTCGGCCATCAACCAGCTTGCCTTCATGGAGAACGTGAGGATCTCGGAGGAGATGATCCGAAGCCTTTTGGGGAACAAGCACGCCTTCGACATGCTCGCCCCCGACCTGTTCACCAAGCTCTTCCTCTCCGGCATCTTCGAGGACAAGTACCTCGGGATCTACGGCAGAAAGAAGGTGACCCACCTCGCCTCGGGCCTGAAACTCATCGAAGAGAACCGGCTCACTACAACGGCGCTGCTGGAGCAGTTGGTGAAGATCGACAGCGACGAGCGCCTGCACCTCACCCTGCTCGAGCACGTCAAGGACCGCATCCGTAACTTCTACTCAAAGTATGCGACCAAGGCGGATCAGGATGCGCTCAAGAAGGAACTCACTGAAGAATTCCTCAACAAGAAGCTCATCGACGGCGAGATCCCGGACCACCTGTTCCGCGAGGCGATTCTCACCATCAAGAAAGAAGCCGTCTACATCCACAACCTGCTGCCGCAGATCATCCTGGAGAAGAACTCCTCCTTGCGCGAGGATTTCCTCGAGAACTCAGGTCTGGACCGCTTCTACGTCGAGGAACTGGAGCGCGAGTTCTTCGACCTGAACGGCCTGAACCTGGAGGAGCTGTATCAGATCAGGAAGGGGTTCAACTAA
- a CDS encoding GPMC system MBL fold metallohydrolase, whose translation MKITILGSGTSTGVPMVGCHCQVCGSSDPRDKRTRASILVESCGQRILVDTSTDLRMQALREGIPQIDAVLLTHTHADHIHGIDDLRGFHFIHRRVIPCYASQETLDQVRTNFSYIFEGLHSEGYWPLLETFPVTAPFDLFGCHITPVPIKHGSYLATGYRFDNAAYLTDCSEIPDQSLALLQGLDLMIIDALRFSPHPNHFNIEGALKMAEILKPRRTVLTHLTHEVHHSDGERLPQGVEFAYDGLSVEL comes from the coding sequence ATGAAAATTACCATCCTCGGCTCTGGCACTTCGACCGGGGTCCCCATGGTCGGCTGCCACTGCCAGGTCTGCGGTTCCTCTGACCCGCGCGACAAGAGAACACGTGCCTCCATCCTGGTCGAATCCTGCGGCCAACGCATCCTCGTCGATACCTCGACCGACTTGAGGATGCAGGCGTTGCGGGAAGGGATACCGCAGATCGACGCCGTTCTGCTCACCCACACCCACGCCGACCACATCCATGGCATCGATGACTTGCGCGGCTTCCACTTCATCCACCGCAGGGTGATTCCCTGTTACGCGAGCCAGGAGACCCTCGACCAGGTTCGCACCAACTTTTCCTACATCTTCGAGGGGCTTCACTCGGAAGGATACTGGCCGCTGCTGGAGACGTTCCCCGTGACGGCCCCGTTCGATCTGTTCGGCTGCCACATCACCCCGGTGCCGATCAAACACGGCTCCTACCTGGCCACCGGCTACCGGTTCGACAACGCTGCCTATCTCACCGACTGCAGCGAGATACCGGATCAGTCTTTGGCCCTTTTACAGGGACTCGACCTGATGATCATCGATGCCCTGCGCTTTTCCCCGCACCCCAACCATTTCAACATCGAGGGGGCGCTCAAGATGGCGGAGATCCTGAAACCCCGCCGCACCGTGCTGACCCACCTGACCCACGAGGTGCATCACAGCGACGGAGAGCGGCTCCCGCAGGGCGTTGAATTCGCCTATGACGGCTTGTCGGTCGAGCTTTGA